taaaaaaataactaaaaaccaaaaataaaaaaataaaaaaaattaacccccCAAACTCCCATAATCAACTGatagtacattttgtattttgatcaCTTGTCAaagtcaataataataagtataataatgtatacacatTTACACAGTCGATAGTAAGTTCTTTTTGTTATTCATCTGCAAGAATCAGTTAAACTCTACAAATATCATGTTATGAGAAGACACTTTTCTTTGTCTGAGTTTTTCTTGggattttaatcaattatattaaaatgttatcataAATGCCCATCATAAGTGTGTTAAGTAAAAGGGTAGTAAGGGTTTCGACGTTCCCTTTAGACTTATGATGatggcctaaaatagtttaattgttactgaaaatgTTGGAATTAGTCAATAAATATCATtgaatgtttttgataaatttcagAGGTAGTTACAAAAAAAGGTTTCACCCTCCGACTTCAGGCtccattttcaaaacttaaatctaaaatggatgaAGAATTGTAATAGCTTTCATTGATCTTAGGCTTGATTGGAATGCAATTAAATACGATCATGTTATCACTATTTAAATGGAATTGCttgcgaagccgcaggtaactgtaCTGTACAATAAACGTGTTTCTCAAGTTTTGTGAAATTAACGGAGAcggacaaataataaaaaaatgagatTATGTAGGGATTTGAGATAATTAACGAAATTGATAACGCCATAGCGATCACGTCTTTGTGCCAGGTGTGTTAATGTATACTCACTTTTGACCACTCGTCGAAAGTGAGCCTGGTATAGTTGACGAGTATCTGATGGCAGCGCAGGGCCGAGGACGTGCAGCCCTCCTTGCACGAGGCCCAGGAGCAGTTGCTGAGGCCCTCGGCGTACACGTGGCCCACAGCCACACAAGTGACAGGCGTGCTCTCGTAGTCCGCCAGGATCGTCGAGATGGCAGGGTCCACCACGAACGGGATCAGGAACAGGAACGCGAACACGGAGAGGATGGCCGTGGTGCCCAGACACAGCGAAGTGTAGAACTTCGCCTTCTCCAGGAGTGTCTCGATGTGTATGACGTCCCCCTCGTCTCCCGGCACGCCGCCCTCCGCGCCCATGATGATCGTGGACTCGTCGGAATCAATGGTGAGGCCGTGTCTCACTCTGTTCTCGTCGAGACTCTACACTACTAATAGCTAGCTCTACATGCGACACACCGCGAGTGCCGGTGTGTATCGATATAAACTTTACTTAGTGTCTGTGACAGTTTCACTTCTAACGATAAAGAGATCCTATAAGAAATGCATGTAACGCGTTCCCCTCCTTTAAACTGCAGCGCACTTTGAAAACCACCACGTTAAAGCGGAAATTGTGTTTGGCTAAGCGAGAGAGGAAATGATGGAAAGTGTTAGTAGTCTTGCAGTGAGAAAACGTGCTGGTGCGTCGGGCTGTCTTGGAGGAGGGGAATGCCTGAAACATAAACAGTATCATTAATTAAAGCAATCGCTATTAGTGGATACACTCGTGAATGCCATGTTCAGACGCacataaatgtacatattatggCCATGCAGGTGGAAAAGACAAatccattatttaaatttcatcattGTACACACACTATAATTTTGAATTCTCACAAGGGGTCTCTTGCAGAAGACGACCACCAAGAGGTAACCCTGGACAGACCTGAAATATTTATCGTTTACGTGAGATGAAGAGGGTCGGATCACGAATGCTTCCGGCCAAACCCTTGCTACATCCGCACCACTACCGCACTACTAGTAACAAACGATAAACACCCCTCTAAACAGGCTGATAAGATACAGCTTGACCATTAAATCTACGCAAACACACGCCTACCATGCTCGTTACTGATTTATTCATACCTTTGTTAGAACGCGAAACTTACTTGAAAGTATCCCATGCCTACAACACACTTTAAGTAGTTGTTCTCCTCTTTTAAAAGAGACCCAAAGGTGGTAATTAATTAgcattatgattttaaataaatgggAATGGTGATAtagcaattattttataaaatcgttAAATTTATCATTCGTATAGTAAATCTAGACAGAAGACAACCAGACTCGTGCCACATGATGGTTTGGAATAAACCATCAGGTGAAATCTTGAACAATATTTGGCAGATAAGACGCAGAACGTATGGAAACGTTCCTAGAATGTCAATTAACCTTCTATGGAGACAAGGCAATGGAGCCTAGTGTCCGCGGGTTTTGTTTGATGAATTTCGAGTTCTCGAAAGAGCCCATCGAGAGTAAGGTTTACAATTTAcagttgtttgaaataaaatatacagtgtatACAAAACTAGAGTGGACGCTACTTAAAAAAGGTTAAagatacattataaaaatgtttcacttataaaatgtattataaacctAATTAATACCGTACAGTTTTAAAGGCTACTTCTTGTacctatttttaattatgatGATTATTTTGCGATAAACATCGCTCTAAACTTATTCCCATGTAGACCgcatatttaaacaataaatcggTTGAGATTGAAGTTGAGCACTTAATAACTCATTTCGTGCCGTCCACTAATTATACTAAACGTACATATTTGGAGAAAGAAACAGTAATTCTGGTCTTTATATAAGAGTATCACCAGTTCtaatggttttttaacaacattctaccattactgtttattataaaaataaattgttcatgACTTGTAAATGAGTGAatgttagtattatataaaatgtataatacggATAATACTTCTATAATATTTGAGGTTTACGTGTATTAGATAACATAAACCCAGAAACCCCATTCCTTCTTACATAACCtttttgtacaaaacataatttagtaACCACTAGCACCAGTGGAAGTTTTGAttccttttattaatttaatattcttagtaCTCCGTTGGAATGGACCTTTTTACTCCCAGCTGAAAAAGAAATTGTCTTTTGATTGATGAAGGTAACCTTTAACAACAAAGCACGGGGAGGTGGATAAATTGATTACTATACATCAATATTGTGCCCCACCTTTACCACACAGTGTATGTGAGCTAAACATGCAAATGTCGAGCTGGTGTAAAACACCATTTTGTGTTCTAGACAATTTTGCTAGATAACAagttaattttactataaataagtgtaatattaagtaaattgatgtacattatgataaattatatcGAAATAAATAAGGTGCTTATCGTTGTATTTTGTCTTGAGTATGATTTTTATTGACAAATGTCATATACATAAAGTTTTTGATTAATTCCACCCTTTTAAATGATTTGCTAGTTTTCTGTTATAATACCAAATTAATCCTGACCACTGTGCAAATAGTATTAAAGTCATCACCTTTATTCCtacaaaagttaatttaatatcaaaactatAGCTTtggataaataatgttttgaatattgTGAAATGTTCAACAGGAAAAGAAATGAAAACCTCTGATATAAGCAGAGCATAAACATGCTGTGCATAAATTTTGCGATGGATGTTTTATTCTGTCTCAAAGTGTGTTGTAATTTGAACCAAGCTCTTGTACGAGTCAGGCCTAATGTACCTATCAGCATTTCTTAATTGGTAGGGTTGAAATTTATATTGAACTTGTTATAGATGATTGGAAATGTGAGTTGGAGCAATGACTTTCTAAGCCATTCCTCAAAACTCTCTTTTATGAATTCACTCTTGTTGattgtgatattttataatatttttttgcttctTTTATATCCGTTCCTTTCCATATACTACTTCTCTCCCACATTTATCTTTACTCTTGACCCATTTTATCTTTCCGTGGTTCCTAGTTGATTAGAGTGCTCAAACTGTCAAAATTACCTTAAGATCGGTCAGGGTTTTTATTGGCGAAACGTATATACGTGTGAATTGCACCCAAAAGATGCAGATTTTGGGGCGAGGGAGGATTCATTATTGCTATTTATATGATCGTTTAGGAAGATGTTAGGTTTCTAACATCTTAAAGAAAACCTCACATatcctcatatatatatatatatatatatatatatatatatatatattataaacaaccCTAAAATATCGGGATCGTTCCTGCGTTTACTTTGGATGCAGTCATGAGAGTCCAACGTGCTGAGGTTGTAGCGCCGTCGCGTCGTTTAGACAGCAACCTAAGATCCCTTTGCATCAATTGGCGTAGCCGCAAAATAAACAACTGGGAGTGGCTTCGATGGCTCCGGAATCAAAGATTATACAGAACACATGAACAAAGTTGTTGGAATTATACTCGTTTTTGTGATAAAAGGCTAGACAAATTCCTCGTGTTATTGTGACGGAGAGTCATTTATTGGCCATCAAATATCTTCTCAGCGGGGGTGATCAAGACAGTGCTATTTTATTTGATACGGTAGGCCTACTAACTGTGCTAGTGTTCTATTTTCATAGGATTTGAGTGTATAGGTATCTTTTTTAGCTATGGTGACTAACTGAATAACAgatttgttcataaatatttttctgtgatATAATTACGTGCAAATAATTTGTTGGAATACTTTAGCTCAAATTAGTTGTCTGTGAACTGTGTTAAAAGTTAAAGAtctctataataattaattattacggtATTAAATTGAAAAAGCTTTGTCTTTCCCATGATCTTTgctgttgtaaaatttatttgtattattaattgaggAAATTACAAATAGGTCTACGTAttagataaaaaatgttgtaatacaagttttattgatttatctaCTAACGTCACACTTAGTTAATGACGTTTAGTAGCACATGAAGTAAAACGTAAATTCCATATTCGCATTGAGCTGTTAGTTCATATTCATGCTTGTGTCTTTTAACTTAACAGCGCAGTCATATTTTGATTGTTTCAATAGaagtaatttctttaattaagttttttacattaaagtattttatgtaaTTCTACCAATACATGTTTACTAAAATGTGTTCTACGGTAATTTACCATTAGTAGTGGGGTTAGTtaatctacattataaaatgtactgTTATGATTTTAAGTTTTAGTTCTTCATCAAACCAATTTAATTTGAGTTTCCTTTTTATAGTGCTgcattttttggtataaaaatacatttttatactacgTATACTTATAAGTCACTATTGATCTAGTGTAGCCAGTGATTGGTTATTGAGTGCGGACGTATTGTGACTTGTATTGTTTTAGTTTAGGGATAGAGATAATGTGTATGGTGTTGACACATCTAAATGAGTCAGTtaatccacctgaggaagagatcagttTGAGATCTCTTGATGTAGCCTACTGTTACTGATTTCATCATCAGTATCACTGATGCATGAGAAAAAATCCTATTACCTTCATAATCTTTTCgtctaaaaagtaattatatttcgGTTAGATCAAAATTTGGCATTTGAGATGCGTAATTCCACTCCTGCTTGGGAAGGAAGGGAAACGTATGAAGCTTTTCCGATCCCAGCTATAGCTATTGATTTCACCATCGCCTTCTTTCTGGGCATGATACACTTTTAACTGGCTAGGAATGTTAAAACGGATATCAAATTTACTCTTTGATATCTATTTATGGATACTTTAAAAACTCgatttttatgtaacataaatgaGATATCAATCAAGTTTATGTAGTAAATATTGCCAATAACATAAATGGGCtagagataaaaaaaactttgtatttcaAACTGtctaaaaaatttagatttacttagtacatttttagatttaatatatgATCTAGAGTTAGATGTGATAACAACGTTTTGTACTCTTACTCTTTGTACTGTTAGGTACTCTTATTTAAAGTTGTTGATAGGTTCAATGCATATTAtggaatttggaatattttttattggaattctcgacgaaaatgtttaattttatttattgtatatcgCCAGCAGAAAGCATGGTTGAGGTTTctcaaatttattaaacattttcttggaAATTATTATGACATATTTGAAATTCAACAAGGCACGGTACCACATTTATATTTGGAATTGAAGTAATTTTAGACAATCTAAACAAATCTACGCCTTGATTATCTTTACATGAACACGTACGAATAACATTTGATATAACGTTTGACGAACTTCGGCATTATAAAATCCTCCATGGTGATTAAGTATGGATATATTTTTCAGTTCccaacattttgttatttacttattcCTTCTGTTAGTATAACTGGTGTGTCTTCCTGGTCTAGATTCCCACATCTAAGTTATAATGAACCTACGTTTTCGTTGTCTCCGCAGAACACAATGGTATTGCACAGGACCACTATCACTCTTATATTGGTCCCTATTGCATTACACACAATAACAACAATACTAAGAAggtaaaattttaagaaatatctattatatgaatatataattaaagcCTTAAATGAAAACGTATAGTATTGACATGTAATATATTTGACTATTTGTTAGTACTACGGCACTATGTATTATACCAAGAATTCAAACTAGtgatatgaaaataaacattgttcTACCGTATGACATATTGAGAATGATTTTGcgtaatattattcttattagaTTTCGTATAAATGGTTCTTGGTGAGATATTTCGACCACTAAAGAGATGGCACAGCAATATTGaaacgtattataaaatattttgtgtcctGGCTTTTCTCCCTTGAAGAGTACGGAGCACGAACCAAAGGAACAACATAACGATATCAGGCAAGCGAATAGTTAATACTACGTAGTATAAGTAACTGGATTACTCCAATTCCTCCTCCACGCCACACAGAGTGACGTAATCGTTGGGATTCTCTCCTGCTGTTACGAGCAGTGCCTACTCCTGTTATATTATTTACGAATTTCCATGGAAAAATAAGCTATCGCCGTCACCTTCGCACTATTGAGTAACCAAACCTCCAGTTTCGCTGgccagatttttttaaatcagaatgTCATTGGAAATGTCTCCCTTTGCAGATTTTCCTAAAATGGCAAAAGAAGAACATGCAATGGAAACAACTTAGCCTTCCCCCAGAGATTTGCGATTGGATCAATACTTTTTACACTGAGAACAAATTTTCATGGCCGACTTAAGCACATAATATGGACTGGTGATGGGAACCCAAAGCGGAACGACTGCAGGCCCATCCTAAACAAGCTAGAACAATAGGACAAAGCAGAAATAATGTTCACACTTGAATTGTTATTGCTATTAACTCATACGTGCCAATAGTTCCAATATCGGGGCAGCAGGGGCTCCAGAAAGTTTCCGGTGGCTCATAAAGTTCTTTAGGTCTTCGTGTAATATGGATTAAATATATGGATTAAATATAAACAACCAGATGATTCTGGTTGTTTGTTTCGTGGTGAGCATGCGCACTACTGGCATAGTAAAGATGATGGATCAGAATACTAGAGAGTACCCAAGACGAAATCAAACAGATTTTAGACGGAAATTATTGCAATACACAGCTGTTGTTGGAAGGTAGATGGTCCGCAATGGGGAAAAGTTGTGGGTAACCAAAATGAACATGTGGGAGCAGAGCCGAAACATAATAGTTGcggcaaaaaatatttattcaaaaatatctaGAATTCAAGAGTTAATTGCTTCTCCATTTGCAGCAGTGAAATTATGTAAGCCTTTAAAACTATTCATACTCGAAATAGAGCAGGATCATCACACTTGGTGATCTCCAAGCTATGTCACCTGccaatatataattgtatacttGTTGTTCGTTAGGACTTTCCGAGCGATCAGCTTTGATGAACTTTAGTTGGAGAAAATGTTAGCCAACGAATATCAAGTCTAAAATACGTTTATAATGACATGTCCAAAGATTCAAATTAATCATGTAAATGTTACTTATTATTAATCTTGTCTcgcaaaattaaaaactgatttagaaTAATCAGTTCATTTTACACCAACACTTCACCAACGTTTCATGGTGGTCTTATAATCTTTGTAGAAGTATTAGGTAACGCACCAATAACACGAATCAATACAGTAACTAACTGTAATATCTACATTGTAACAACTTACACGTGCGATAGAAACGCCTAGATTAGATCATAAGCATCTTTgattaataaacaatttcatgATGTCGGATTGTTGAGTTTATGTATCATCTTTATTAAGATACACTGTATATATACCAAACGAAGAAATTATcagcaataacaaaaattatcaatGGACTAGCGAAATTGGAGGCAAAGATAGAGGAAAGAGAATTCAGAGTTATCGggtaaaaatatctaataatttagtaaatacaataagttttgatttttaatacctCGTATGATTTTCATATCTCGTGGTTGTACACAGTTATGCAATATATGCAATcagatatagaaaatataaacaaacacggcaactacattaatttataactaatgtCAACAAAACGTattgtttaaagtgtttatatCTGAACTTAATGAATGTTTCTGTTTAGCATTTTCTTATAttcactaattaaatatttttgtcttctaTTCAAAACCTCGGAATACTAGTTTATTATGTCAATTAGTGGTGTATTACttaatccaaaatttttaataatatgtttaaaacattgtaaaacaacTTATGGCTATTCAGTATCTGATCATACTTTAAAATGATggggtttataaattattgaaaataaacattaacatgGTAGCCATGAAAAAGCAGTGATAAAAAACTTAGCCATAAGTGCATCTTCCGTTCAATACTAGTTTACAATAACAACcaccataaattaaatattccttcTAAGACTATACAAGAAGAGATATTTATTATTGCAGAttcacattttctttaaaatctatGATTACTATAAGAAATCAAAGATTTTAGAGTCCATAATTTTTTTGGTTAAGTTTTTTCTTCAGAAAACactaactatattatataaatatacaattatcaaCCTCATAGTTTCACTCGGTTTAGTTTCGCAGTGgaaaactcattttaaatatttatgacagcCCACACATCTAGTATATTGCTTTGTTTAAGCCCTTTCTTAAACATTAAGTTACTTATATTTGGACAGAAACATTGCATTACTTCGTCAGCCAGTTTCAGTAAAAAAATCCAAGATGGCGGCCTCTtgattttgtacataatttttacttcggttactaaactaaataaaccaaacgtaacacaatttttaacattatatattctTATGAAGCAAATCATCATCTTTAAAGTTAGTAATGTAGCAATCTTAATATCACATTACGGAAGAAAGGTGGTTTAGTGATCAtcataaaatactaataacaatagAAAAGATCTTACGCGACGGATCTCAGAGGGCCATGGCATGGTCGCCCCCTCCAGCGTCGCTGACGCCGTTGTCCTTGTTGTTGGAGTCGGATTTGCTCCTTTTCTTGAATCTCATACGTGCGTCGTCTCCGACCTCAACTGTTCTTTGACAAAGAATCAAAGTTATACACGAAACAACGAACAGCACGGAAGGCACGACTGAGGCGATGAGGAACTCGTTGTAAGCCTTCTCCAGGCTGAACCTGGCCACCACGGTGTCGGTGCTCTCCTCGGCGTAGAAGCAGGGGAAGCGCGCGCGGGCGTTGTGGTCGGTGCCGTCCTTGCCGTACTCGCGCAGAAACTCGCGGCACTCGTCCCGCAGTGTGTTCACACAGCCCTCGAGGTTGATGAGGAGCTTACTTTCGTTAGCGATGAGAAGATCCATTTCCGGTGGAGCCACCTGATGGGTCTCGTCCAGAATCTTTGTGGCGAACACGCTGAGATAGGTCAGGTACGTGAAGTTGGTCAAGTCGGTCAGTAGGTGTTTCTCTAGTACCGATCCGTTGATGCAGTCCGAGGCCGTGATGCCGGATGACGTGTTCTCGATGGTGTAACAGGAAGCCATGAGTACGTTGTCCGCGCTCTCACTCCAGATCTCCGAGTCCGTGGCCATGTTGATGGCACGTTGACACTGTGACAAGTACACTTTGTCTCCGCTCAGTACGATGACGTTCTTGTTGCGGGTGGGGATGTCCACGCAGCGCCGGTCGCAGTTGTATGGCGACCTGATCCTCTCGCAAGTCCCTCGGTTGCAATGCTGTAAACCGTCTAtctctatacagtttattttccCTCTCCGCCCGGAACACTTCAGAGGCGCGTCCGTTTCCTTGAAGACGCACTCGAAGGCGTCGGTAATGTTGATGCAGGTGCCCATGGTGCAGTTGAAGGTACCGGTCAGATTCCTGCACTCGTCCGCGATACACCGATTCTTCTTGGCGTTCTCTTGGTCTATGCCGTAGCACGTTTTGTTGGCCGTGTTGGTACAGTTCGCGAACAGCAAGCTGGAGCCGTTGTGTCGCAGGTTCACGTAGATCTGTATGCAGGCGCCTGACGTCTTGCTGAGGCACCACTCGCCGCACGAGCCCCAGTCACAGTTGTCCTTGGTGACGGCTCGTGTGGTCGTGCACATGGCGGGCACCTCGGTGATGCCCGACTTGAACGCCCTCATGCTGGGCATGTAGATAGCGACTGTCAGATACACGATCGCCACGCTACTCAGCACCGCTGTCATCTGACACATGCAGATCGTGCCACAGATACGGTTGTCCTGTGGAGGGATGATCAGGTCTTCTACCGGCGTTGGCTTCGGCATGGTCGTTCGTTACACGGCGGATCGACAGAGACGAATACGACTGAGGACAGTAACACTCACGCCTGGTCACGAGAGACACGAGCACCCCCCACACGCACTGCCCATGATACTGCCGCACAGCTGGCCTACACACCGGTGAATGGGCTCGCATCTTATTGACTTCGTTCTACCACCGTGATCAATATTGCCCCCACCACCTCACTGCTATTACCACCCCCGCCACCCGCCACCCAGCGCCCGCCACCTCACGAGACAGCCACCCACTGCGCTCTTCACTCTTGTCGTGCCTTGTCGATAACCACATAAATCTTCGTCGaatcttagttttattattatttatttttcttataacttaatgtttttaattcgttaaattatcaatttgatataaagaaacttaaaaatcaaatgtagaaaaatttaatattatactagTGCTATGTTGAAGATGGtgcttgtattggctactattaacttagaagcaaggctatcttcgttaGACAcatcaataaaagttttaagtattggtttgtgtgttttaaaaatgtaattaaggtATACAAGTCCTGTTTAAAAACGTTGGAGAATAGTCTAATTCAGAAGGTGCATTTCTAAATCTTATTTCAGAATCATTCAAACTAAACTTATTggtatatttatgattaattgatttaaaacctCTAGAGTTGCCAGGTAATTGaagtaacacttcaaaatatCTGATTTACGTCTGTACTGTTACAAAATACAAGTATTGCTATCTAGTTTCATGAATAgaataaacatgttttagaacTTTTGGTTATACACTTTGGTattaaagaataatgaaaaaatccaCGGAAAGATGCGTCTTTAGTAAAGAGACGCTCCCCCTATTTCACCAGAAGAATTACAAACTACTACTGCACTGTACCCATTGTATAGAATCCTATTATATGTACAGAAAGAGATATTGGTATTTTTATGCCTCAAATATGGGCTGCTGAAAGGCTGCAAACGCCACAAGCcgtaactgaaataaatatatgaacattCTGCTCTGAAAGTTGCTTGTTCAATGTATGTGCATAACCCAAGTGATCTCACTTGTGAGATTtgaattaaacattgtataaacAATTGTACAAGTCTTACTGGCAATCAACGTGTTCCCTTTTTTCCATCTTTTGTTGCTTCATTTCCATTCGAATTGTGGCAGCTTAacgatttaatttataaatcatgaTCAGTGAGCTGGGCTTGGCAAGTCCCCAAAAAACAGTAGCAAATTTATTGGACATGTATCAGTAATTTATATGATATGGCATACAGTAGTAAATGTGTAAAGAATACACCGAGAATATACTTACCCAGTTTTGTTTTACTCCACCTCAAATCAGATAACTCTACATTCTTGGTAACATCTGCATTTGAGATAAATACTGTCATTTGAAGGAGTAGTACTTGAATGTGTCTCGTGCTAATGGTGAAGACCACTTGCAAGTGATACACAGCTACTGCAGACTATATAAATGCTTCTGTATCACCTCAGGTGTTACCAGATCTACATGGGATGTAAACATCTAGTTGTGGCAAAAACCCTGATCAAGCTGGATTGATAAGCTTACTCCATCGCTCAAAGCGGTCAAAACTTAGATGAAATGTTGTGTACCATGTCAAGAATTTTTCTAGAGCAGACGaatttttggcatttaactgggacTCCACTGAATTGGAACCTCCAGAATATGGgaatcaattttattatgaatgagGGTGGATTAATTGTTGTTtctttgtaaaactgtatgtgATTTTATGAATGAACggctaaattttaatttgacttGACGTTAaccatgcattatagaatgtttaCTGTCAATAAGACCTTGATTGATACAGACATACATTAATACCTTGACTTGGATTCACTCGCATGATAAACGACCGACATATTGTTCGGTGCGACCTTGCAGTGTCATGGTGATCTGTAATACTTCAGGTACTAAGACGTGGACAAGGCAGATAGAGTATACTGCAGACCAAGAGCTGTGACATATTTAGGATATGGGTCCCCTCTTGTTGATCTTCTAGGAGGTTTACAATAAGCACAGAATTGTTTCTTTCTTCGTTTGCCGAACTAAGCTAATCATGCTTTTGCAGGTTCCGACTAACTACAGGCCCTAGTTGGTGGGGACTGGTAACTATGGTGAAATATTTTGAGGTTCATGATTGAATATTTTGTCAGGCTGTCAGGTAGTTGCCTTGTCAAGATATCCCCCAAGGCTCTAGTTTATCAGCTGGCCCTATTGAATAAACAATTTAGAGACGCTCATTCAGAAATCCAGACTCGTAAAGTTAAGCCAAAACTTTGATATGGTATAGTTTTATATTGGATTATTCACTCGATGATGCCTGTATTAGGAAAAAGGTTTCTATTATGTAGTCATTGTAGAGTTACATAGTTTATGTCAAGTCCAAAGATATGAGATGTCTTGTTGCATGAGCTATGTCTCCGTGGATGTAGCATCGAGTGAAATGGGTGGACTCGGAATGATGTGCTTCAGGATTCTGGGAGACCAGAAACCAGCAATAGAAGGGCATAAGAGTGGGTAGTGAGCTCTGATGCCTACACTGAGTATCAAG
The Homalodisca vitripennis isolate AUS2020 chromosome 4, UT_GWSS_2.1, whole genome shotgun sequence DNA segment above includes these coding regions:
- the LOC124360489 gene encoding uncharacterized protein LOC124360489, translating into MPKPTPVEDLIIPPQDNRICGTICMCQMTAVLSSVAIVYLTVAIYMPSMRAFKSGITEVPAMCTTTRAVTKDNCDWGSCGEWCLSKTSGACIQIYVNLRHNGSSLLFANCTNTANKTCYGIDQENAKKNRCIADECRNLTGTFNCTMGTCINITDAFECVFKETDAPLKCSGRRGKINCIEIDGLQHCNRGTCERIRSPYNCDRRCVDIPTRNKNVIVLSGDKVYLSQCQRAINMATDSEIWSESADNVLMASCYTIENTSSGITASDCINGSVLEKHLLTDLTNFTYLTYLSVFATKILDETHQVAPPEMDLLIANESKLLINLEGCVNTLRDECREFLREYGKDGTDHNARARFPCFYAEESTDTVVARFSLEKAYNEFLIASVVPSVLFVVSCITLILCQRTVEVGDDARMRFKKRSKSDSNNKDNGVSDAGGGDHAMAL